The Taeniopygia guttata chromosome 19, bTaeGut7.mat, whole genome shotgun sequence genome window below encodes:
- the PTRH2 gene encoding peptidyl-tRNA hydrolase 2, mitochondrial, which translates to MLSEAEKYSSKFCLSPLPESPKSTMISVFEPEFLNVIIGVVCGVCLGWGIRGRLRRKPGAGIIPEPSNGLGDEADVMGESGELKLVLIVRNDLKMGKGKVAAQCSHAAVSAYKQVHKRNPELLKQWEYCGQPKVVLKAPDEETLVQLLAEAKRLGLTVSLIQDAGRTQIAPGSRTVLGIGPGPADVIDQVSGHLKLF; encoded by the coding sequence ATGCTCTCAGAAGCTGAGAAATACTCAAGTAAATTCTGTCTTTCTCCCCTTCCAGAGTCTCCAAAATCCACCATGATTTCTGTCTTCGAGCCCGAGTTCCTGAATGTCATCATTGGGGTCGTGTGTGGCgtgtgcctgggctggggcatCCGGGGGAGGCTCCGCAGGAAGCCCGGAGCTGGAATAATTCCAGAACCTTCCAACGGCCTGGGGGATGAGGCCGACGTCATGGGAGAGTCCGGAGAGCTCAAGCTGGTGCTGATTGTCCGCAACGACCTGAAGATGGGCAAGGGCAAAGTAGCAGCACAGTGCTCCCATGCTGCTGTCTCTGCCTACAAGCAGGTTCACAAAAGGAATCCCGAGCTCCTGAAGCAGTGGGAATATTGTGGACAACCTAAAGTGGTCCTCAAAGCTCCTGATGAAGAGACTCtggtgcagctgctggctgaggcGAAGCGCCTGGGGCTGACTGTGAGCTTGATACAGGATGCTGGGCGAACTCAGATAGCTCCAGGCTCCAGGACAGTCCTTGGGATCGGACCAGGACCAGCTGATGTCATAGATCAAGTTTCTGGTCACCTTAAACTCTTCTAA
- the CLTC gene encoding clathrin heavy chain 1 isoform X1 has product MAQILPIRFQEHLQLQNLGINPANIGFSTLTMESDKFICIREKVGEQAQVVIIDMNDPSNPIRRPISADSAIMNPASKVIALKAGKTLQIFNIEMKSKMKAHTMTDDVTFWKWISLNTVALVTDNAVYHWSMEGESQPVKMFDRHSSLAGCQIINYRTDAKQKWLLLTGISAQQNRVVGAMQLYSVDRKVSQPIEGHAASFAQFKMEGNAEESTLFCFAVRGQAGGKLHIIEVGTPPTGNQPFPKKAVDVFFPPEAQSDFPVAMQISDKHDVVFLITKYGYIHLYDLETGTCIYMNRISGETIFVTAQHEATAGIIGVNRKGQVLSVCVEEENIIPYITNVLQNPDLALRMAVRNNLAGAEELFARKFNALFAQGNYSEAAKVAANAPKGILRTPDTIRRFQSVPAQPGQTSPLLQYFGILLDQGQLNKYESLELCRPVLQQGRKQLLEKWLKEDKLECSEELGDLVKSVDPTLALSVYLRANVPNKVIQCFAETGQVQKIVLYAKKVGYTPDWIFLLRNVMRISPDQGQQFAQMLVQDEEPLADITQIVDVFMEYNLIQQCTAFLLDALKNNRPSEGPLQTRLLEMNLMHAPQVADAILGNQMFTHYDRAHIAQLCEKAGLLQRALEHFTDLYDIKRAVVHTHLLNPEWLVNYFGSLSVEDSLECLRAMLSANIRQNLQICVQVASKYHEQLSTQSLIELFESFKSFEGLFYFLGSIVNFSQDPDVHFKYIQAACKTGQIKEVERICRESNCYDPERVKNFLKEAKLTDQLPLIIVCDRFDFVHDLVLYLYRNNLQKYIEIYVQKVNPSRLPVVIGGLLDVDCSEDVIKNLILVVRGQFSTDELVAEVEKRNRLKLLLPWLEARIHEGCEEPATHNALAKIYIDSNNNPERFLRENPYYDSRVVGKYCEKRDPHLACVAYERGQCDLELINVCNENSLFKSLSRYLVRRKDPELWASVLLESNPYRRPLIDQVVQTALSETQDPEEVSVTVKAFMTADLPNELIELLEKIVLDNSVFSEHRNLQNLLILTAIKADRTRVMEYINRLDNYDAPDIANIAISNELFEEAFAIFRKFDVNTSAVQVLIEHIGNLDRAYEFAERCNEPAVWSQLAKAQLQKGMVKEAIDSYIKADDPSSYMEVVQAANASGNWEELVKYLQMARKKARESYVETELIFALAKTNRLAELEEFINGPNNAHIQQVGDRCYDEKMYEAAKLLYNNVSNFGRLASTLVHLGEYQAAVDGARKANSTRTWKEVCFACVDGKEFRLAQMCGLHIVVHADELEELINYYQDRGYFEELITMLEAALGLERAHMGMFTELAILYSKFKPQKMREHLELFWSRVNIPKVLRAAEQAHLWAELVFLYDKYEEYDNAIITMMNHPTDAWKEGQFKDIITKVANVELYYKAVQFYLEFKPLLLNDLLMVLSPRLDHTRAVTFFTKVKQLPLVKPYLRSVQNHNNKSVNESLNNLFIIEEDYQALRTSIDAYDNFDNISLAQRLEKHELIEFRRIAAYLFKGNNRWKQSVELCKKDRLYKDAMQYASESKDTELAEELLQWFLQENKRECFGACLFTCYDLLRPDVVLETAWRHNIMDFAMPYFIQVMKEYLTKVDAIKEKVDKLDASESLRKEEEQATETQPIVYGQPQLMLTAGPSVAVPPQAPFGYGYTAPPYGQPQPGFGYSM; this is encoded by the exons ctCCAAAATCTGGGCATCAACCCAGCAAACATTGGGTTCAGCACTCTGACAATGGAGTCTGACAAATTTATCTGCATCAGAGAGAAAGTAGGAGAACAGGCTCAAGTGGTGATCATCGACATGAATGACCCCAGCAACCCAATCCGGAGACCAATTTCAGCTGACAGTGCTATCATGAACCCTGCCAGTAAAGTCATTGCATTGAAAG CTGGGAAAACGCTGCAAATCTTTAACATCGAGATGAAGAGCAAGATGAAGGCTCACACCATGACAGATGATGTCACCTTCTGGAAGTGGATCTCTCTGAACACCGTTGCCCTCGTGACGGATAATGCAGTTTACCACTGGAGCATGGAGGGGGAGTCCCAGCCCGTGAAGATGTTTGATCGCCACTCCAGCCTTGCCGGCTGCCAGATCATCAACTACAGAACTGATGCCAAGCAGAAATGGCTCTTGCTGACTGGAATATCTGCACAG CAAAATCGTGTAGTGGGAGCAATGCAGCTGTACTCTGTGGACAGAAAAGTGTCCCAGCCCATCGAGGGACATGCAGCCAGCTTTGCACAGTTCAAGATGGAAGGGAATGCTGAAGAATCCactcttttctgttttgcagtAAGAGGGCAAGCTGGGGGTAAG CTGCATATCATTGAGGTTGGCACACCACCCACTGGGAATCAGCCCTTTCCAAAGAAAGCTGTGGATGTCTTCTTTCCTCCTGAAGCACAAAGTGACTTTCCTGTTGCTATGCAG aTCAGTGACAAGCACGATGTGGTGTTCCTCATAACAAAGTATGGCTACATCCACTTGTATGATCTGGAAACTGGCACCTGTATCTACATGAACAGGATCAGTGGAGAGACCATTTTTGTTACTGCACAGCACGAAGCAACAGCTGGAATTATTGGAGTCAATAGAAAGGGACAA GTGCTCTCAGTGTGCGTGGAAGAGGAGAACATCATTCCCTACATCACAAACGTGCTGCAGAATCCTGACCTGGCTTTACGGATGGCTGTCCGCAACAACCTGGCAGGGGCCGAGGAGCTCTTTGCCAGGAAATTCAATGCACTCTTTGCACAGGGGAACTATTCAGAGGCAGCGAAAGTGGCAGCTAATGCCCCAAAG GGAATCCTGCGTACTCCAGACACCATACGCCGGTTCCAGAGTGTTCCAGCTCAGCCAGGGCAGACTTCCCCTCTCCTGCAGTATTTTGGCATTCTGCTGGACCAAGGGCAGCTGAACAAGTATGAGTCACTGGAGCTCTGCAGACcagtgctccagcagggccGCAAGCAGCTCTTGGAAAAATGGTTAAAAGAAGATAAG CTGGAGtgctcagaggagctgggagacctTGTGAAATCTGTGGATCCTACACTAGCACTTAGTGTCTATCTGAGAGCCAACGTTCCAAATAAGGTCATCCAGTGTTTTGCTGAAACAGGACAAGTCCAGAAGATTGTTTTGTATGCTAAGAAG GTTGGATATACTCCAGACTGGATTTTTTTGCTGAGGAATGTAATGAGAATCAGCCCCGATCAAGGACAGCAGTTTGCACAAATGCTTGTTCAAGATGAAGAGCCTCTTGCAGATATAACACAG aTTGTGGATGTCTTTATGGAATATAATTTAATCCAGCAATGTACAGCCTTCCTGCTGGATGCACTGAAGAATAATCGTCCCTCAGAAGGTCCCCTGCAAACACGTTTACTTGAGATGAACCTCATGCACGCACCCCAG GTTGCAGATGCCATCCTGGGAAACCAAATGTTTACTCACTATGACAGGGCTCACATAGCTCAGCTGTGTGAGAAGGCTGGTTTGCTGCAGAGAGCACTGGAGCACTTCACAGACCTGTACGACATCAAGCGTGCGGTAGTTCACACTCACCTCCTCAACCCTGAG TGGTTAGTGAATTATTTTGGGTCCTTATCAGTAGAAGACTCTCTGGAGTGTCTGCGTGCGATGCTGTCCGCTAACATCCGTCAGAACCTGCAGATCTGTGTCCAGGTAGCTTCCAAATACCACGAGCAGCTGTCAACACAGTCACTCATTGAGCTCTTTGAGTCCTTCAAGAGCTTTGAAG gtttgttttatttcctgggttCCATTGTAAACTTCAGCCAGGATCCAGATGTGCACTTCAAGTACATTCAAGCTGCATGCAAGACAGGACAAATTAAAGAAGTGGAAAGAATCTGCAGGGAAAGTAACTGCTATGATCCAGAACGTGTTAAAAACTTCCTCAAG GAAGCTAAACTTACTGACCAGCTGCCTCTCATCATTGTGTGCGACCGCTTTGACTTTGTCCACGACTTGGTGCTGTATTTGTATAGAAATAATCTCCAAAAATATATTGAGATTTATGTACAGAAG GTGAATCCAAGCCGTCTGCCAGTTGTTATTGGGGGACTGCTTGATGTGGATTGCTCTGAAGATGTGATCAAGAACCTCATCCTTGTAGTGAGAGGTCAATTTTCAACTGATGAACTCGTTGCAGAGGTTGAGAAAAGAAACAG gctgaagctgctgctgccctggctggaagCAAGAATTCACGAGGGCTGTGAGGAGCCTGCTACTCACAATGCACTGGCCAAGATATACATTGACAGCAACAACAACCCAGAGAGATTCCTGCGTGAGAATCCCTACTATGACAGTCGTGTTGTTGGCAAGTACTGTGAGAAGAGGGACCCTCACCTGGCCTGCGTGGCTTACGAGCGTGGACAGTGCGATCTGGAGCTGATTAAT GTGTGCAATGAGAACTCCCTCTTCAAGAGTCTCTCCCGCTACTTAGTTCGTCGTAAGGACCCCGAGCTCTGGGCCAGTGTGCTGCTGGAAAGCAACCCCTACAGAAGACCCCTGATTGACCAG GTTGTCCAGACTGCACTGTCAGAGACCCAGGACCCCGAGGAAGTCTCTGTCACTGTGAAGGCCTTCATGACTGCAGATCTTCCCAATGAGCTCATTGAACTGCTGGAGAAAATCGTGCTGGATAATTCAGTGTTCAGTGAGCACAG GAATCTGCAGAACCTTCTCATCCTTACAGCTATCAAGGCTGACCGCACCCGTGTCATGGAGTACATCAATCGCCTGGATAACTATGATGCCCCTGACATAGCCAATATTGCTATCAGCAATGAGCTTTTTGAGGAGGCATTTGCTATCTTCAGGAAGTTTGATGTCAATACATCAGCTGTACAG GTGTTGATAGAGCACATTGGGAACCTGGACCGTGCGTACGAGTTCGCCGAGCGCTGCAATGAACCTGCAGTGTGGAGCCAGCTGGCCAAAGCACAGCTCCAGAAGGGGATGGTAAAGGAGGCAATTGACTCCTACATTAAGGCAGATGATCCTTCCTCATACATGGAAGTTGTTCAAGCTGCTAATGCCAGTG GAAACTGGGAAGAGCTGGTGAAGTATCTGCAGATGGCACGCAAGAAGGCCCGGGAGTCGTATGTGGAAACAGAATTAATCTTTGCTCTTGCTAAAACAAACCGCCTGGCAGAGCTAGAGGAGTTCATCAATGGCCCCAACAATGCACATATCCAGCAG GTTGGTGATCGCTGCTATGATGAGAAGATGTATGAAGCAGCCAAGCTCTTGTACAACAACGTGTCCAACTTCGGCCGTTTGGCCTCAACCTTGGTGCACCTCGGCGAGTACCAGGCAGCCGTGGATGGTGCTCGGAAAGCCAACAGCACTCGCACGTGGAAAGAG GTCTGCTTTGCTTGTGTGGATGGAAAAGAATTCCGCCTGGCTCAGATGTGTGGGCTCCATATTGTAGTGCATGCAGATGAGCTGGAAGAGCTAATCAACTATTACCAG GATCGTGGGTACTTTGAAGAGCTGATCACTATGTTGGAAGCAGCGCTTGGGCTGGAGCGAGCACACATGGGGATGTTCACAGAGCTGGCAATTCTCTACTCCAAGTTCAAGCCACAGAAGATGAGGGAGCACTTGGAGCTGTTCTGGTCCAGAGTCAACATTCCCAAG GTTTTGAGAGCTGCAGAACAAGCCCATCTCTGGGCTGAACTGGTGTTCCTGTATGATAAGTATGAAGAATATGATAATGCCATAATCACAATGATGAATCACCCAACAGATGCTTGGAAAGAAGGCCAGTTCAAAGATATCATCACTAAG GTGGCCAATGTGGAGCTGTACTACAAGGCAGTTCAATTCTATTTGGAATTTAAGCCTCTGCTGCTCAATGATCTGCTGATGGTGTTGTCCCCTCGGCTTGACCACACTCGTGCTGTCACCTTCTTCACAAAG GTTAAACAGCTGCCCCTGGTTAAGCCTTACCTGCGCTCTGTTCAAAATCACAACAACAAATCAGTCAATGAGTCCCTCAACAACCTCTTCATTATTGAAGAAGATTACCAG GCTCTTAGGACTTCTATAGATGCTTATGACAACTTTGACAACATTTCTCTTGCCCAACGTTTGGAGAAACACGAGCTAATAGAGTTCCGAAGGATCGCTGCCTATCTCTTCAAAGGCAACAACCGCTGGAAACAGAGCGTGGAGCTCTGTAAGAAGGACAGGCTCTACAAG GATGCCATGCAGTACGCTTCCGAATCCAAAGATACTGAGCTGGCAgaagagctgctgcagtggTTCTTGCAGGAGAACAAGAGGGAATGCTTTGGTGCTTGTCTCTTCACCTGCTACGATCTCCTAAGGCCGGATGTTGTCTTGGAAACAGCGTGGAGGCACAACATTATGGACTTTGCCATGCCATACTTTATTCAGGTCATGAAGGAATACTTGACCAAG GTTGATGCAATAAAGGAAAAG GTGGATAAACTGGATGCATCAGAGTCtttgagaaaggaagaggagcAAGCTACAGAAACACAACCTATTGTTTATG GCCAGCCCCAGCTGATGCTGACAGCGGGACCCAGCGTGGCAGTTCCTCCGCAGGCACCTTTCGGCTACGGCTACACGGCCCCTCCGTACGGGCAGCCGCAGCCCGGCTTCGGCTACAGCATGTGA
- the CLTC gene encoding clathrin heavy chain 1 isoform X2: MAQILPIRFQEHLQLQNLGINPANIGFSTLTMESDKFICIREKVGEQAQVVIIDMNDPSNPIRRPISADSAIMNPASKVIALKAGKTLQIFNIEMKSKMKAHTMTDDVTFWKWISLNTVALVTDNAVYHWSMEGESQPVKMFDRHSSLAGCQIINYRTDAKQKWLLLTGISAQQNRVVGAMQLYSVDRKVSQPIEGHAASFAQFKMEGNAEESTLFCFAVRGQAGGKLHIIEVGTPPTGNQPFPKKAVDVFFPPEAQSDFPVAMQISDKHDVVFLITKYGYIHLYDLETGTCIYMNRISGETIFVTAQHEATAGIIGVNRKGQVLSVCVEEENIIPYITNVLQNPDLALRMAVRNNLAGAEELFARKFNALFAQGNYSEAAKVAANAPKGILRTPDTIRRFQSVPAQPGQTSPLLQYFGILLDQGQLNKYESLELCRPVLQQGRKQLLEKWLKEDKLECSEELGDLVKSVDPTLALSVYLRANVPNKVIQCFAETGQVQKIVLYAKKVGYTPDWIFLLRNVMRISPDQGQQFAQMLVQDEEPLADITQIVDVFMEYNLIQQCTAFLLDALKNNRPSEGPLQTRLLEMNLMHAPQVADAILGNQMFTHYDRAHIAQLCEKAGLLQRALEHFTDLYDIKRAVVHTHLLNPEWLVNYFGSLSVEDSLECLRAMLSANIRQNLQICVQVASKYHEQLSTQSLIELFESFKSFEGLFYFLGSIVNFSQDPDVHFKYIQAACKTGQIKEVERICRESNCYDPERVKNFLKEAKLTDQLPLIIVCDRFDFVHDLVLYLYRNNLQKYIEIYVQKVNPSRLPVVIGGLLDVDCSEDVIKNLILVVRGQFSTDELVAEVEKRNRLKLLLPWLEARIHEGCEEPATHNALAKIYIDSNNNPERFLRENPYYDSRVVGKYCEKRDPHLACVAYERGQCDLELINVCNENSLFKSLSRYLVRRKDPELWASVLLESNPYRRPLIDQVVQTALSETQDPEEVSVTVKAFMTADLPNELIELLEKIVLDNSVFSEHRNLQNLLILTAIKADRTRVMEYINRLDNYDAPDIANIAISNELFEEAFAIFRKFDVNTSAVQVLIEHIGNLDRAYEFAERCNEPAVWSQLAKAQLQKGMVKEAIDSYIKADDPSSYMEVVQAANASGNWEELVKYLQMARKKARESYVETELIFALAKTNRLAELEEFINGPNNAHIQQVGDRCYDEKMYEAAKLLYNNVSNFGRLASTLVHLGEYQAAVDGARKANSTRTWKEVCFACVDGKEFRLAQMCGLHIVVHADELEELINYYQDRGYFEELITMLEAALGLERAHMGMFTELAILYSKFKPQKMREHLELFWSRVNIPKVLRAAEQAHLWAELVFLYDKYEEYDNAIITMMNHPTDAWKEGQFKDIITKVANVELYYKAVQFYLEFKPLLLNDLLMVLSPRLDHTRAVTFFTKVKQLPLVKPYLRSVQNHNNKSVNESLNNLFIIEEDYQALRTSIDAYDNFDNISLAQRLEKHELIEFRRIAAYLFKGNNRWKQSVELCKKDRLYKDAMQYASESKDTELAEELLQWFLQENKRECFGACLFTCYDLLRPDVVLETAWRHNIMDFAMPYFIQVMKEYLTKVDKLDASESLRKEEEQATETQPIVYGQPQLMLTAGPSVAVPPQAPFGYGYTAPPYGQPQPGFGYSM; the protein is encoded by the exons ctCCAAAATCTGGGCATCAACCCAGCAAACATTGGGTTCAGCACTCTGACAATGGAGTCTGACAAATTTATCTGCATCAGAGAGAAAGTAGGAGAACAGGCTCAAGTGGTGATCATCGACATGAATGACCCCAGCAACCCAATCCGGAGACCAATTTCAGCTGACAGTGCTATCATGAACCCTGCCAGTAAAGTCATTGCATTGAAAG CTGGGAAAACGCTGCAAATCTTTAACATCGAGATGAAGAGCAAGATGAAGGCTCACACCATGACAGATGATGTCACCTTCTGGAAGTGGATCTCTCTGAACACCGTTGCCCTCGTGACGGATAATGCAGTTTACCACTGGAGCATGGAGGGGGAGTCCCAGCCCGTGAAGATGTTTGATCGCCACTCCAGCCTTGCCGGCTGCCAGATCATCAACTACAGAACTGATGCCAAGCAGAAATGGCTCTTGCTGACTGGAATATCTGCACAG CAAAATCGTGTAGTGGGAGCAATGCAGCTGTACTCTGTGGACAGAAAAGTGTCCCAGCCCATCGAGGGACATGCAGCCAGCTTTGCACAGTTCAAGATGGAAGGGAATGCTGAAGAATCCactcttttctgttttgcagtAAGAGGGCAAGCTGGGGGTAAG CTGCATATCATTGAGGTTGGCACACCACCCACTGGGAATCAGCCCTTTCCAAAGAAAGCTGTGGATGTCTTCTTTCCTCCTGAAGCACAAAGTGACTTTCCTGTTGCTATGCAG aTCAGTGACAAGCACGATGTGGTGTTCCTCATAACAAAGTATGGCTACATCCACTTGTATGATCTGGAAACTGGCACCTGTATCTACATGAACAGGATCAGTGGAGAGACCATTTTTGTTACTGCACAGCACGAAGCAACAGCTGGAATTATTGGAGTCAATAGAAAGGGACAA GTGCTCTCAGTGTGCGTGGAAGAGGAGAACATCATTCCCTACATCACAAACGTGCTGCAGAATCCTGACCTGGCTTTACGGATGGCTGTCCGCAACAACCTGGCAGGGGCCGAGGAGCTCTTTGCCAGGAAATTCAATGCACTCTTTGCACAGGGGAACTATTCAGAGGCAGCGAAAGTGGCAGCTAATGCCCCAAAG GGAATCCTGCGTACTCCAGACACCATACGCCGGTTCCAGAGTGTTCCAGCTCAGCCAGGGCAGACTTCCCCTCTCCTGCAGTATTTTGGCATTCTGCTGGACCAAGGGCAGCTGAACAAGTATGAGTCACTGGAGCTCTGCAGACcagtgctccagcagggccGCAAGCAGCTCTTGGAAAAATGGTTAAAAGAAGATAAG CTGGAGtgctcagaggagctgggagacctTGTGAAATCTGTGGATCCTACACTAGCACTTAGTGTCTATCTGAGAGCCAACGTTCCAAATAAGGTCATCCAGTGTTTTGCTGAAACAGGACAAGTCCAGAAGATTGTTTTGTATGCTAAGAAG GTTGGATATACTCCAGACTGGATTTTTTTGCTGAGGAATGTAATGAGAATCAGCCCCGATCAAGGACAGCAGTTTGCACAAATGCTTGTTCAAGATGAAGAGCCTCTTGCAGATATAACACAG aTTGTGGATGTCTTTATGGAATATAATTTAATCCAGCAATGTACAGCCTTCCTGCTGGATGCACTGAAGAATAATCGTCCCTCAGAAGGTCCCCTGCAAACACGTTTACTTGAGATGAACCTCATGCACGCACCCCAG GTTGCAGATGCCATCCTGGGAAACCAAATGTTTACTCACTATGACAGGGCTCACATAGCTCAGCTGTGTGAGAAGGCTGGTTTGCTGCAGAGAGCACTGGAGCACTTCACAGACCTGTACGACATCAAGCGTGCGGTAGTTCACACTCACCTCCTCAACCCTGAG TGGTTAGTGAATTATTTTGGGTCCTTATCAGTAGAAGACTCTCTGGAGTGTCTGCGTGCGATGCTGTCCGCTAACATCCGTCAGAACCTGCAGATCTGTGTCCAGGTAGCTTCCAAATACCACGAGCAGCTGTCAACACAGTCACTCATTGAGCTCTTTGAGTCCTTCAAGAGCTTTGAAG gtttgttttatttcctgggttCCATTGTAAACTTCAGCCAGGATCCAGATGTGCACTTCAAGTACATTCAAGCTGCATGCAAGACAGGACAAATTAAAGAAGTGGAAAGAATCTGCAGGGAAAGTAACTGCTATGATCCAGAACGTGTTAAAAACTTCCTCAAG GAAGCTAAACTTACTGACCAGCTGCCTCTCATCATTGTGTGCGACCGCTTTGACTTTGTCCACGACTTGGTGCTGTATTTGTATAGAAATAATCTCCAAAAATATATTGAGATTTATGTACAGAAG GTGAATCCAAGCCGTCTGCCAGTTGTTATTGGGGGACTGCTTGATGTGGATTGCTCTGAAGATGTGATCAAGAACCTCATCCTTGTAGTGAGAGGTCAATTTTCAACTGATGAACTCGTTGCAGAGGTTGAGAAAAGAAACAG gctgaagctgctgctgccctggctggaagCAAGAATTCACGAGGGCTGTGAGGAGCCTGCTACTCACAATGCACTGGCCAAGATATACATTGACAGCAACAACAACCCAGAGAGATTCCTGCGTGAGAATCCCTACTATGACAGTCGTGTTGTTGGCAAGTACTGTGAGAAGAGGGACCCTCACCTGGCCTGCGTGGCTTACGAGCGTGGACAGTGCGATCTGGAGCTGATTAAT GTGTGCAATGAGAACTCCCTCTTCAAGAGTCTCTCCCGCTACTTAGTTCGTCGTAAGGACCCCGAGCTCTGGGCCAGTGTGCTGCTGGAAAGCAACCCCTACAGAAGACCCCTGATTGACCAG GTTGTCCAGACTGCACTGTCAGAGACCCAGGACCCCGAGGAAGTCTCTGTCACTGTGAAGGCCTTCATGACTGCAGATCTTCCCAATGAGCTCATTGAACTGCTGGAGAAAATCGTGCTGGATAATTCAGTGTTCAGTGAGCACAG GAATCTGCAGAACCTTCTCATCCTTACAGCTATCAAGGCTGACCGCACCCGTGTCATGGAGTACATCAATCGCCTGGATAACTATGATGCCCCTGACATAGCCAATATTGCTATCAGCAATGAGCTTTTTGAGGAGGCATTTGCTATCTTCAGGAAGTTTGATGTCAATACATCAGCTGTACAG GTGTTGATAGAGCACATTGGGAACCTGGACCGTGCGTACGAGTTCGCCGAGCGCTGCAATGAACCTGCAGTGTGGAGCCAGCTGGCCAAAGCACAGCTCCAGAAGGGGATGGTAAAGGAGGCAATTGACTCCTACATTAAGGCAGATGATCCTTCCTCATACATGGAAGTTGTTCAAGCTGCTAATGCCAGTG GAAACTGGGAAGAGCTGGTGAAGTATCTGCAGATGGCACGCAAGAAGGCCCGGGAGTCGTATGTGGAAACAGAATTAATCTTTGCTCTTGCTAAAACAAACCGCCTGGCAGAGCTAGAGGAGTTCATCAATGGCCCCAACAATGCACATATCCAGCAG GTTGGTGATCGCTGCTATGATGAGAAGATGTATGAAGCAGCCAAGCTCTTGTACAACAACGTGTCCAACTTCGGCCGTTTGGCCTCAACCTTGGTGCACCTCGGCGAGTACCAGGCAGCCGTGGATGGTGCTCGGAAAGCCAACAGCACTCGCACGTGGAAAGAG GTCTGCTTTGCTTGTGTGGATGGAAAAGAATTCCGCCTGGCTCAGATGTGTGGGCTCCATATTGTAGTGCATGCAGATGAGCTGGAAGAGCTAATCAACTATTACCAG GATCGTGGGTACTTTGAAGAGCTGATCACTATGTTGGAAGCAGCGCTTGGGCTGGAGCGAGCACACATGGGGATGTTCACAGAGCTGGCAATTCTCTACTCCAAGTTCAAGCCACAGAAGATGAGGGAGCACTTGGAGCTGTTCTGGTCCAGAGTCAACATTCCCAAG GTTTTGAGAGCTGCAGAACAAGCCCATCTCTGGGCTGAACTGGTGTTCCTGTATGATAAGTATGAAGAATATGATAATGCCATAATCACAATGATGAATCACCCAACAGATGCTTGGAAAGAAGGCCAGTTCAAAGATATCATCACTAAG GTGGCCAATGTGGAGCTGTACTACAAGGCAGTTCAATTCTATTTGGAATTTAAGCCTCTGCTGCTCAATGATCTGCTGATGGTGTTGTCCCCTCGGCTTGACCACACTCGTGCTGTCACCTTCTTCACAAAG GTTAAACAGCTGCCCCTGGTTAAGCCTTACCTGCGCTCTGTTCAAAATCACAACAACAAATCAGTCAATGAGTCCCTCAACAACCTCTTCATTATTGAAGAAGATTACCAG GCTCTTAGGACTTCTATAGATGCTTATGACAACTTTGACAACATTTCTCTTGCCCAACGTTTGGAGAAACACGAGCTAATAGAGTTCCGAAGGATCGCTGCCTATCTCTTCAAAGGCAACAACCGCTGGAAACAGAGCGTGGAGCTCTGTAAGAAGGACAGGCTCTACAAG GATGCCATGCAGTACGCTTCCGAATCCAAAGATACTGAGCTGGCAgaagagctgctgcagtggTTCTTGCAGGAGAACAAGAGGGAATGCTTTGGTGCTTGTCTCTTCACCTGCTACGATCTCCTAAGGCCGGATGTTGTCTTGGAAACAGCGTGGAGGCACAACATTATGGACTTTGCCATGCCATACTTTATTCAGGTCATGAAGGAATACTTGACCAAG GTGGATAAACTGGATGCATCAGAGTCtttgagaaaggaagaggagcAAGCTACAGAAACACAACCTATTGTTTATG GCCAGCCCCAGCTGATGCTGACAGCGGGACCCAGCGTGGCAGTTCCTCCGCAGGCACCTTTCGGCTACGGCTACACGGCCCCTCCGTACGGGCAGCCGCAGCCCGGCTTCGGCTACAGCATGTGA